A region of bacterium DNA encodes the following proteins:
- a CDS encoding DHHA1 domain-containing protein: MITERLYYTDAYLRTFLAHVTAVEPSGDWGPHPGVILDRTAFYPTSGGQPHDTGTLAGVPVADVVDAGDVVIHVLNGSAADPGLAPSVEVEGVVDWGRRFDHMQQHTAQHILSAAFAGLLGAETVSVHLGASSTLDLALPVLSPDDARRVEDEANRVAFDNRVVTVRFVSDAEAAALGLRRPPKRAGEIRIVEVADCDRSACGGTHVGRTAEIAPLLLRRWERAKGHVRVEFLSGWRALADYRWKHALVAEWSARLTVADRELGAAFERIAREARERERALVEARARLIAYEAAERLAAAPAASHPKVLRLVMSGRDPDEVRRLLREITGRESCIVLAGDEGTGRLYFARSAGEGPAMAALLEQASRLVGGRGGGTPEFAQGAVPAGDAVARALAHAEEAVRGA, from the coding sequence TTGATCACCGAGCGCTTGTACTACACCGATGCGTACCTGCGCACCTTCCTCGCCCACGTGACGGCGGTGGAACCGTCGGGCGACTGGGGTCCTCACCCCGGGGTGATCCTCGATCGGACGGCGTTCTATCCCACCTCCGGAGGCCAGCCGCACGACACCGGCACCCTGGCGGGGGTCCCCGTCGCCGATGTGGTCGACGCCGGCGACGTCGTGATCCACGTGCTGAACGGGTCCGCCGCCGACCCCGGCCTCGCCCCGAGTGTTGAGGTCGAGGGGGTGGTGGATTGGGGTCGGCGGTTCGATCACATGCAGCAGCACACCGCGCAGCACATCCTCTCGGCGGCGTTTGCGGGGTTGCTGGGAGCGGAGACGGTGTCGGTGCACCTGGGCGCATCATCGACCCTGGACCTCGCGCTGCCCGTCCTGTCGCCCGACGACGCCCGCCGGGTGGAAGATGAGGCGAACCGGGTGGCGTTCGACAACCGGGTGGTCACCGTTCGGTTCGTCTCCGACGCCGAGGCCGCGGCCCTGGGGCTCCGCCGTCCGCCCAAGCGCGCGGGCGAGATCCGGATCGTCGAGGTGGCGGACTGCGATCGGTCCGCGTGCGGCGGCACACACGTCGGCCGGACCGCGGAGATCGCCCCGCTGCTCCTGCGCCGGTGGGAGCGGGCCAAGGGGCACGTCCGCGTGGAGTTTCTGAGCGGCTGGCGAGCGCTGGCCGACTACCGCTGGAAGCACGCGCTCGTCGCCGAATGGAGCGCCCGGCTCACCGTCGCCGACCGCGAGCTCGGGGCCGCGTTCGAACGGATCGCCCGTGAGGCGCGGGAGCGGGAGCGGGCCCTCGTGGAGGCCCGCGCGCGGCTCATCGCCTACGAGGCCGCCGAGCGCCTGGCGGCGGCCCCCGCCGCCTCGCACCCGAAGGTCCTGCGCCTGGTGATGTCCGGGCGGGATCCCGACGAAGTCCGGCGCCTCCTCCGCGAGATCACCGGCCGGGAGTCGTGCATCGTCCTCGCCGGCGATGAGGGGACCGGACGGCTGTACTTTGCGCGATCCGCCGGTGAGGGCCCGGCGATGGCCGCGCTCCTGGAGCAGGCGTCCCGGCTCGTGGGAGGCCGCGGCGGCGGCACCCCGGAGTTTGCCCAAGGCGCCGTTCCGGCCGGGGACGCGGTGGCCCGTGCCCTGGCTCATGCCGAGGAGGCCGTTCGCGGTGCCTGA
- a CDS encoding YggT family protein, translating into MVRRCAGPRILCYNSVVDLIAIVDRAVQLLSILVFVRALLSWIPSVDYRHPLISLIVRITDPILQPVRRLLPPMGGLDLSPLIAILLLNLAGQLLHQLLISVLAPS; encoded by the coding sequence ATGGTGCGTAGGTGCGCGGGCCCCCGCATCCTATGCTACAATAGCGTCGTGGATCTCATCGCCATCGTCGACCGGGCGGTGCAGTTGCTCTCGATCTTGGTGTTCGTCCGGGCTCTCCTCTCGTGGATCCCATCGGTGGACTACCGTCACCCGCTGATCTCTCTGATCGTGCGGATCACCGATCCAATCCTCCAACCCGTCCGGCGGCTGCTTCCCCCGATGGGCGGACTGGACCTCTCCCCGCTGATCGCGATTCTGCTCCTAAATCTCGCCGGCCAACTCCTCCATCAACTTCTGATCTCTGTCCTCGCCCCGAGCTAG
- the speD gene encoding adenosylmethionine decarboxylase, translating to MDTLGHHYIVEGSGCNAEVISRVEQVEQIMVRAAEVANVQVWAISFHRFSPDGVSGVVVISESHLSVHTWPEVGYVALDIYTCGDKARPEAAVQHALKAFGAANMHITEVTRGLDEEDKVFFHSMITWEETIPDNILNHRPRRRRRVHRRKRSLAADRAT from the coding sequence ATGGACACGCTCGGGCACCACTACATCGTGGAGGGGTCCGGCTGCAACGCCGAGGTCATCAGCCGGGTGGAGCAGGTCGAGCAGATCATGGTCCGCGCCGCGGAGGTCGCCAACGTCCAGGTGTGGGCGATCTCGTTTCATCGATTCAGCCCGGATGGGGTCAGCGGGGTGGTGGTGATCTCAGAGTCTCACCTCTCCGTGCACACCTGGCCTGAGGTCGGGTACGTCGCTCTCGACATCTACACCTGCGGGGACAAGGCGAGGCCGGAAGCGGCGGTGCAGCATGCCCTCAAGGCGTTTGGCGCCGCCAACATGCACATCACCGAGGTTACCCGAGGCCTCGATGAGGAAGACAAGGTCTTCTTCCACAGCATGATCACCTGGGAGGAGACGATCCCGGACAACATCCTCAACCACCGTCCCCGCCGCCGCCGGCGCGTGCATCGGCGGAAGCGCTCCCTCGCCGCCGATCGCGCCACCTAG
- a CDS encoding small multi-drug export protein, with the protein MLDPILHRTIQVMIFSVAPFVELRASIPFGITKGLPPLVALAAAVLASWIAIIPFFLIMDLFFDRFLSRFRLVRHFVEEVRARGHIYVERWGVLGVGIYVSIPLPGPGIYSGTVLAWLFGLPRRQAIVSLALGVLVSALLVTAISTPAIALIRRILSSMGY; encoded by the coding sequence ATGCTTGACCCGATCCTGCACCGTACCATCCAGGTCATGATCTTTTCGGTCGCGCCCTTTGTGGAACTCCGCGCGTCGATCCCGTTTGGGATCACGAAGGGGCTCCCTCCCTTGGTCGCGCTCGCGGCGGCGGTGCTGGCGAGCTGGATCGCCATCATCCCCTTCTTCCTGATCATGGATTTGTTCTTCGACCGATTCCTGTCGCGCTTCAGGCTGGTCAGGCACTTTGTCGAAGAGGTGCGCGCGCGGGGCCACATATACGTGGAGCGGTGGGGAGTCCTGGGCGTCGGGATCTACGTCAGCATCCCCCTGCCTGGGCCGGGGATTTATTCGGGGACCGTCTTGGCGTGGCTGTTCGGGCTGCCGCGCCGGCAGGCGATCGTGTCGCTCGCGTTGGGAGTGCTGGTCAGCGCGCTGCTCGTGACCGCGATCAGCACCCCTGCGATCGCACTGATCCGAAGAATTTTGTCGTCGATGGGGTACTGA
- the menA gene encoding 1,4-dihydroxy-2-naphthoate octaprenyltransferase: protein MTERSIESGLPPRTARMWVQAVRPFSFTASIVPVLLGTGMAAAQGMLNPGLLVLTLLGAVAIQGAANLFSDYFDYCDGHDTAESFGGSGVLIRGILQPSEVFLAGLVFLACNVAIGLYLTAIRGTPILVLGMLGALGAYFYSGRPVAYKYRALGDPVIFLLFGPLMVLGAYFVQARVIELVPMLYALPVGCLVTAILHVNNIRDIRSDGHDGGVTVARALGLERSKGLLYALLAAAYALVIGGVLTGTFVRGSALVVLSAPLAWGLARQVHAARAPHDLVMLDVAAARVHLVFGVLLVVGVLLPLV from the coding sequence ATGACCGAACGGTCCATCGAGTCTGGGCTCCCTCCTCGGACCGCCCGGATGTGGGTGCAGGCGGTCCGTCCCTTCTCCTTTACGGCGTCGATCGTTCCCGTGTTGCTGGGGACGGGCATGGCGGCGGCGCAGGGCATGCTCAACCCGGGGCTGCTCGTCCTCACCCTCCTCGGCGCGGTGGCCATCCAGGGTGCGGCCAACCTCTTCAGCGATTACTTCGACTACTGCGACGGCCACGATACCGCTGAATCCTTCGGCGGCAGCGGCGTGCTCATCCGGGGAATCCTCCAGCCCAGCGAGGTCTTCCTGGCCGGACTGGTCTTCCTGGCCTGTAACGTCGCGATCGGCCTCTACCTCACGGCGATTCGGGGCACCCCGATCCTGGTGCTGGGGATGCTCGGCGCCCTCGGCGCCTACTTCTATTCCGGCCGGCCGGTCGCCTACAAATACCGGGCGCTCGGCGACCCGGTGATCTTCCTGCTTTTCGGCCCGCTCATGGTACTCGGCGCCTATTTTGTGCAGGCCCGGGTGATCGAGCTCGTGCCAATGCTCTACGCCCTGCCCGTCGGGTGCCTGGTCACGGCGATCCTCCACGTGAACAACATCCGCGATATTCGGTCGGACGGTCACGACGGCGGGGTCACGGTCGCGCGCGCGCTCGGCCTGGAACGATCGAAGGGCCTGCTCTACGCGCTTCTGGCCGCCGCGTACGCTCTGGTGATCGGCGGGGTGCTGACGGGGACCTTCGTCAGGGGGTCGGCGCTCGTCGTGCTGAGCGCGCCGCTTGCCTGGGGGCTGGCGCGGCAGGTCCACGCGGCGCGCGCCCCGCACGATCTCGTCATGCTCGACGTCGCGGCCGCGCGCGTGCATCTGGTGTTCGGAGTGCTCCTCGTCGTCGGGGTCCTGCTGCCGCTCGTCTGA
- a CDS encoding ornithine cyclodeaminase family protein: protein MALLLTEADVEALLRMEDVIASVEAAFAAQGRGEAQSQPRSRVRTPNLTLHVMSAALPSAGVLGLKAYASGKPGSRFVVLAWSTETGRLEGVIEADRLGQVRTGAASGVATKFMAGPQARTVGCIGTGRQAGSQLEAVCAVRPVDRIAVYGRDERRRAAFAAAMAERLGVGVKPASSPEEAVREAEIVITITTSREPVLFGRWLRPGTHINAAGVNWANKRELDDEAVRRADRIVVDDRTQAAIECGDLIPLVEGGSLSWEQVHELGAVVSGRVPGRDGADEITLFESQGVALEDMAAAALLIQRARAAGVGQEIPIGG, encoded by the coding sequence ATGGCCCTGCTGCTCACCGAAGCCGACGTGGAAGCTCTCCTTCGAATGGAAGACGTCATCGCCAGCGTGGAAGCGGCGTTCGCCGCACAGGGCCGCGGAGAGGCACAGAGCCAACCCCGCTCACGGGTCCGGACGCCGAACCTCACCCTGCACGTGATGTCCGCCGCGCTCCCGTCGGCGGGCGTCCTGGGGCTCAAAGCGTACGCGTCGGGGAAGCCGGGGTCCCGGTTCGTCGTCCTGGCGTGGAGCACCGAAACGGGACGGCTCGAAGGCGTGATCGAGGCCGATCGGCTCGGCCAGGTGCGCACCGGGGCTGCGAGCGGGGTGGCGACGAAGTTCATGGCGGGCCCCCAGGCGCGCACCGTGGGGTGTATCGGAACGGGCCGGCAGGCGGGAAGTCAGCTCGAAGCGGTGTGCGCCGTCCGGCCGGTCGACCGAATCGCCGTTTACGGTCGCGATGAACGCCGCCGGGCGGCGTTCGCCGCCGCCATGGCCGAGCGGCTCGGGGTGGGGGTGAAGCCGGCCTCGTCCCCCGAGGAAGCGGTGCGCGAGGCGGAGATCGTGATCACCATAACCACGTCGCGCGAGCCCGTCCTCTTCGGCCGCTGGCTGAGGCCCGGCACGCACATCAACGCCGCCGGGGTGAACTGGGCCAACAAGCGCGAGCTCGACGATGAGGCGGTCCGCCGCGCGGACCGGATCGTCGTGGACGACCGCACCCAGGCGGCCATCGAGTGCGGCGACCTCATCCCGCTCGTCGAGGGCGGCTCGCTGTCGTGGGAGCAGGTGCACGAGCTCGGCGCGGTGGTGAGCGGCCGGGTGCCTGGCCGAGATGGCGCGGACGAAATCACGCTGTTCGAGTCGCAGGGCGTGGCGCTCGAGGATATGGCCGCCGCCGCCCTGCTCATCCAGCGCGCCCGCGCGGCGGGGGTCGGGCAGGAGATCCCGATCGGGGGGTAG
- a CDS encoding N-acetylmuramoyl-L-alanine amidase, translating into MQTPSLARTLSVTPDQRRRPRRCASLRTFLRSPSLPPRRAVAASVVIIGLVIVGLGSPAPVGAGEVRTLRVVANGIVVPLAGDVVIQDSVVMAPYQGLFAPLGIAATYKAGERTLTLVSPAGDEMQLRAGDPYATINGERRPIPIPLVAVFDRVLIPIQWVCETLGDATTYDPDSHTLVISPQVTGISWRGTDAGLEITIDGTGPLHSKAVALHAPERLIVDVMGALPKSLDQVLDVHEGPLAGVRVARSAFGTRIVLDLLTTVQYQVVSEIPGRRVLISLAAGPIPSGGPSGGTPSPPSGYQPSAQKISDVLYQHVEGGGRLVIVANRPLRVTRRTLRNPDRIVIDVADAVFFPVKKILDINDGLVVQIRAAQFHSNPNQVRIVVQLSRAAPFEIRQGPEAGRLLVTLGDAAAGPETGPPTGPVVIAVDAGHGGSDPGAIGPTGVKEKDVALAIAQLLHKLVVQQHLDVVMIRDTDTFVPLEDRGQIAARGGATLFVSIHANASTDANASGTQTFYANPSSQPLAAAVLDEVSKTVGLAPRGTTQAEFKVLVDSNEIPAILVETAFITNPREEQMLRDPAVQQAFAQSILKGIQRFLAAPQAAP; encoded by the coding sequence GTGCAGACGCCGTCCCTGGCCCGCACCCTGTCGGTCACGCCGGACCAGCGCCGGCGCCCTCGACGTTGCGCGTCCCTACGCACGTTCCTGCGATCCCCTTCCCTTCCTCCTCGCCGCGCGGTCGCCGCAAGCGTCGTGATCATCGGGCTGGTGATCGTGGGTCTGGGTTCTCCCGCGCCGGTCGGGGCCGGGGAGGTCCGGACCCTCAGGGTGGTCGCAAACGGGATAGTCGTCCCGCTGGCCGGGGATGTCGTCATCCAGGACAGCGTGGTCATGGCGCCCTACCAGGGATTGTTCGCGCCGCTCGGGATCGCCGCGACGTACAAAGCCGGCGAGCGGACGCTCACGCTGGTCAGTCCCGCGGGCGATGAGATGCAGCTGCGCGCCGGAGACCCGTACGCCACCATCAACGGCGAACGACGGCCGATCCCGATCCCGCTCGTCGCGGTCTTCGATCGAGTGCTGATCCCGATCCAGTGGGTGTGCGAGACGCTGGGGGATGCGACCACCTACGATCCGGACAGCCATACCCTAGTGATCAGCCCGCAGGTGACGGGGATCTCCTGGCGGGGCACGGACGCGGGCCTCGAAATCACGATTGACGGCACGGGACCGCTTCATTCCAAGGCGGTGGCGCTGCACGCCCCGGAGCGCCTGATCGTCGATGTGATGGGGGCGCTCCCCAAATCCCTGGACCAGGTGCTCGATGTCCACGAAGGACCGCTGGCCGGGGTGCGGGTCGCGCGCTCCGCGTTTGGCACCCGGATCGTGCTCGACCTCCTTACGACCGTCCAATACCAAGTGGTCAGTGAGATCCCCGGACGCCGGGTCCTGATCTCGCTGGCCGCCGGGCCGATCCCCTCGGGCGGACCGTCCGGGGGGACCCCCAGTCCTCCCTCCGGCTATCAGCCCAGCGCGCAGAAGATCTCGGACGTCCTCTACCAGCACGTGGAGGGAGGGGGCCGGCTGGTCATCGTCGCCAACCGTCCCCTCCGCGTGACCCGGCGCACGCTGCGTAACCCCGACCGGATCGTCATCGATGTGGCCGACGCCGTGTTCTTCCCGGTGAAGAAGATCTTGGACATCAACGACGGCCTGGTCGTGCAAATCCGCGCCGCGCAGTTCCACAGCAACCCCAACCAGGTGCGGATCGTCGTCCAGCTCTCCCGGGCCGCCCCCTTCGAGATCCGCCAGGGACCCGAAGCCGGACGGCTGCTGGTCACCCTGGGCGACGCAGCGGCCGGACCGGAGACAGGACCCCCGACCGGGCCGGTCGTGATCGCCGTGGACGCCGGACACGGGGGCAGCGATCCCGGCGCGATCGGCCCGACGGGCGTGAAGGAGAAGGACGTGGCGCTCGCGATCGCGCAGCTGCTCCACAAGCTGGTCGTCCAGCAGCACCTGGACGTCGTGATGATTCGCGACACCGACACCTTTGTGCCGCTGGAGGATCGCGGACAGATCGCCGCCCGCGGCGGGGCCACGCTGTTTGTCAGCATCCACGCGAACGCGTCGACCGACGCCAACGCCAGCGGAACCCAAACCTTCTACGCCAACCCGAGCAGCCAGCCGCTCGCCGCGGCCGTCCTCGACGAGGTGAGCAAGACCGTGGGGCTCGCCCCGCGGGGGACCACCCAGGCCGAGTTCAAGGTGCTGGTGGATTCGAACGAGATTCCCGCGATCCTGGTGGAGACCGCGTTTATCACCAACCCGCGCGAGGAGCAGATGCTGCGCGACCCCGCCGTGCAGCAGGCGTTCGCCCAGAGCATCCTGAAAGGCATTCAGCGGTTCCTGGCCGCGCCGCAGGCCGCCCCGTAA
- a CDS encoding divergent polysaccharide deacetylase family protein yields MARRRSTRRQSSHLVLGLIIGLIVGAGLTVGVLIAQHRGSTPAPARLPAARRTPTPPAPRPVTPRAHLPLPPRRNPEGSRGPAVVPAPPHPVSVGPGRLRVAIIFDDAGYSLRAAQEVEAIGRPVTISVLPHLPYSTMIAEEAPAHGVQVILHLPVEPDNQNLLSFLGEGGIRVAMTDGEIRQAVAGDLATVPTAVGANNHMGSLGTADPRVMHAVMEEMKAHHLFFVDSVTSSRTVAAQVARQIGVPTAARAVFLDNEDTEEYVRGQFRTLITLAHARGQAIAIGHVGKVTARVLISLLPEFDEAGIQLVRVSDLVH; encoded by the coding sequence ATGGCCCGGCGACGCTCGACGCGACGGCAATCATCCCACCTCGTCCTGGGGCTGATCATCGGCTTGATCGTCGGGGCCGGCTTGACCGTCGGCGTCCTCATCGCCCAACACCGCGGATCGACCCCCGCGCCGGCGCGGCTCCCGGCCGCGCGGCGCACCCCTACCCCTCCCGCCCCCCGGCCCGTGACCCCGCGGGCGCACCTCCCGTTGCCGCCGCGCCGGAACCCCGAGGGTTCGCGAGGCCCGGCGGTGGTCCCGGCCCCGCCGCATCCGGTCTCCGTGGGTCCCGGCCGTCTGCGCGTGGCCATCATCTTCGACGACGCCGGGTACAGCCTGCGGGCGGCGCAGGAGGTTGAGGCGATCGGCCGGCCGGTGACGATCTCCGTCCTCCCCCACCTCCCCTACTCCACGATGATCGCCGAGGAGGCTCCCGCCCACGGCGTGCAGGTGATCCTGCATCTTCCCGTGGAGCCCGACAATCAAAACCTCCTCTCGTTCCTGGGAGAGGGCGGCATCCGCGTGGCGATGACCGACGGGGAGATCCGGCAGGCGGTGGCCGGGGATCTGGCGACCGTGCCCACGGCCGTCGGCGCCAACAACCACATGGGCTCGCTCGGGACGGCGGACCCGCGGGTGATGCACGCCGTGATGGAGGAGATGAAGGCGCACCACCTGTTCTTCGTGGACAGCGTCACGTCGAGCCGAACCGTCGCCGCGCAGGTGGCCCGCCAGATCGGCGTGCCCACCGCCGCGCGTGCGGTCTTCCTGGACAACGAGGACACCGAGGAGTACGTGCGGGGTCAGTTCCGCACCCTCATTACCCTGGCGCATGCGCGGGGACAGGCGATCGCCATCGGACACGTGGGAAAGGTGACGGCTCGGGTGCTTATCTCCCTCCTTCCCGAGTTTGATGAAGCCGGGATCCAACTCGTTCGGGTGTCCGACCTCGTCCACTAG
- a CDS encoding leucyl aminopeptidase, which yields MRFTVIDTPAEQSACDLLALPILEPGTLSGTAAKVDRAVGGRLADLAKAEGFSGKPGRSVLLQTPDRPARRVLLVGIGAEPNAERLRRFAGAAIRRARELRCGRVALAADGGNAGGWAHPDERVRAVAEGAGLGHYTFDRYRKADETGEVAEVALLVGDGDRTLLDRAAQAAEVAVRATCRARDFVNEPPNVLTPTALAEAARELAKSAGCECRVIDLEEARTMGMGLFAAVARGSAEPPKFIVMEYRPGGARRTVALVGKGITFDSGGLSIKTASGMRTMKGDMAGAGVVIATMGALRDLGVTSRVLGIAAATENMINGAATRPGDIVRGLGGKTVEITNTDAEGRLVLADALAYAVREGVDEIIDLATLTGACVVALGDWTAGVMGNNQPLVDRLLEAARLTGEQIWQLPLYDEDLDAMRGEITDLKNSAGREGGAERAAAFLREFVGTTPWAHLDIAGPAFADNRPPAPYLPAGGTGFGVRTLLRYLTSLS from the coding sequence ATGCGCTTCACGGTCATCGACACCCCTGCCGAGCAGTCCGCCTGCGATCTGCTCGCGCTTCCCATCCTCGAGCCGGGCACCCTCTCCGGCACGGCCGCGAAGGTGGACCGGGCGGTCGGCGGGCGATTGGCGGACCTGGCCAAAGCTGAGGGGTTCTCCGGGAAGCCCGGACGCTCGGTGCTCCTCCAGACGCCCGACCGCCCGGCGCGCCGGGTGCTGTTGGTGGGCATCGGCGCGGAACCCAACGCGGAGCGGCTGCGCCGCTTCGCGGGCGCGGCGATTCGCCGGGCCCGGGAGTTGCGCTGCGGGCGGGTCGCGCTTGCCGCGGACGGCGGCAACGCCGGCGGATGGGCACACCCGGACGAACGAGTGCGGGCGGTCGCCGAAGGCGCCGGGCTCGGCCACTACACATTCGACCGATACCGCAAGGCGGACGAGACCGGGGAGGTGGCGGAGGTCGCGCTCCTCGTCGGCGACGGAGATCGGACGCTCCTCGACCGCGCGGCGCAGGCGGCGGAGGTGGCGGTCCGCGCCACGTGCCGCGCGCGCGATTTTGTGAACGAGCCCCCAAACGTCCTCACCCCCACGGCCCTGGCGGAGGCGGCGCGTGAGCTCGCCAAGAGCGCGGGATGCGAATGCCGCGTGATCGACCTCGAGGAAGCGCGAACGATGGGGATGGGGCTCTTCGCCGCCGTGGCCCGGGGAAGCGCCGAACCGCCGAAGTTCATCGTCATGGAGTACCGCCCCGGCGGCGCGCGCCGCACCGTGGCGTTGGTGGGCAAGGGGATCACCTTCGACAGCGGCGGGCTGTCGATCAAGACCGCGAGCGGGATGCGCACGATGAAAGGGGACATGGCGGGCGCCGGGGTGGTGATCGCCACGATGGGCGCGCTCCGCGATCTTGGGGTCACCTCTCGGGTCCTGGGCATCGCCGCGGCGACGGAAAACATGATCAACGGCGCGGCAACTCGGCCCGGCGATATCGTCCGCGGGCTCGGGGGGAAGACGGTCGAGATCACGAACACCGATGCCGAGGGCCGGCTGGTGCTCGCCGACGCGCTGGCGTATGCCGTGCGCGAAGGGGTTGACGAGATCATCGATCTCGCCACGCTGACGGGCGCGTGCGTCGTCGCCCTCGGGGATTGGACCGCGGGGGTGATGGGGAACAACCAACCGCTCGTCGACCGGCTGCTGGAGGCGGCCCGGCTGACCGGGGAGCAGATTTGGCAACTGCCCCTCTACGATGAAGATCTTGACGCGATGCGGGGCGAGATCACCGACCTGAAAAACTCTGCGGGCCGCGAGGGCGGCGCCGAGCGCGCCGCCGCATTTCTCCGCGAATTCGTCGGCACGACGCCGTGGGCCCACCTCGACATCGCCGGCCCGGCGTTTGCGGACAACCGCCCGCCGGCCCCCTACCTGCCGGCCGGCGGCACGGGGTTCGGAGTCCGGACGCTCCTTCGCTACCTGACGTCCCTCTCCTGA
- a CDS encoding DMT family transporter yields the protein MPLAALGLVLASALLHATWNAIVKAGDDRLVAAWATTAAGAVLGIILLAAGGLPSAASLAFVGASGVVHVAYIIALTRAYDDGDLSLVYPVARGIAPVVATAGAMVAFGENLPGPAYAGVGLIALGVLLLGALSRRVSAPTPARALAWSLATALCTGVYTLIDRQGVRLTSPVSYISALFPIHASLFCVYVTWRRRALPWRLIARNRLGILGMSGAFSLGAYLLVLSALAISRVGYIAALRETSVLIAAWVGWRHLGDLQGPTRLASSGIVAAGLVLLVAAR from the coding sequence ATGCCGCTCGCGGCGCTCGGCCTCGTCCTCGCCTCGGCGCTGCTCCACGCGACCTGGAACGCCATCGTCAAAGCCGGAGACGACCGGCTCGTTGCGGCGTGGGCCACCACGGCCGCGGGCGCCGTCCTCGGGATCATCCTCCTCGCCGCCGGGGGGCTGCCGTCCGCGGCATCGCTAGCTTTCGTCGGCGCAAGCGGGGTGGTGCACGTCGCCTACATCATCGCCCTCACCCGCGCCTACGATGACGGGGATCTCTCGTTGGTCTACCCGGTCGCGCGCGGGATCGCCCCCGTGGTGGCGACCGCCGGGGCGATGGTGGCGTTTGGCGAAAATCTTCCGGGTCCGGCGTACGCGGGAGTCGGGCTGATCGCCCTCGGCGTCCTGCTCCTCGGCGCGCTGAGCCGCCGCGTGAGCGCGCCCACCCCGGCCCGCGCCCTCGCCTGGTCGCTCGCCACCGCGCTGTGCACCGGCGTGTACACGCTGATCGACCGCCAGGGCGTTCGCCTCACCTCACCCGTCAGCTATATCAGCGCGCTCTTTCCCATCCATGCTTCGCTGTTCTGCGTCTATGTGACCTGGCGCCGCCGAGCGCTGCCCTGGCGGCTGATCGCCCGCAACCGGCTCGGGATCTTGGGGATGAGCGGCGCGTTCAGCCTCGGCGCCTACCTGCTCGTGCTGAGCGCGCTCGCCATCAGCCGCGTCGGGTACATCGCCGCCCTTCGCGAAACCAGCGTGCTGATCGCGGCCTGGGTGGGCTGGCGGCATCTCGGCGACCTCCAGGGCCCGACGCGGCTGGCCAGCTCTGGGATCGTGGCGGCGGGGTTGGTGCTGCTCGTCGCCGCCCGGTGA
- a CDS encoding lysine exporter LysO family protein, whose amino-acid sequence MSAGVVAATVIAGIGVGALGVVPHSLAAHLETLAEVFLGVVLFAIGIEIGQSREAWRAIRRLGVRALLVPAGVAVGSLGGAGVAGWVLHLPLRHAGAIGAGFGWYSLSGIMLTRLVNLETGALAFLSNVAREFLAILVTPLVARSFGRAVAIAPGGATTMDVTLAVVVRAAGPEVALVAFINGVVLSSLVPIMVTILGAR is encoded by the coding sequence ATGAGCGCGGGGGTGGTCGCCGCGACCGTGATCGCCGGGATCGGCGTTGGAGCCCTGGGGGTGGTTCCCCACAGCCTGGCCGCGCATCTCGAAACGCTGGCGGAAGTGTTCCTCGGGGTGGTGCTGTTTGCGATCGGGATCGAGATCGGCCAGAGCAGAGAGGCCTGGCGCGCGATCCGCCGCCTCGGGGTCCGGGCGCTCCTGGTGCCGGCCGGCGTTGCGGTGGGTAGTCTCGGAGGCGCGGGGGTGGCGGGTTGGGTGCTGCACCTCCCGCTCCGTCACGCGGGGGCGATCGGCGCGGGATTCGGCTGGTACAGCCTTTCCGGGATCATGCTGACGCGACTCGTCAACCTCGAGACCGGCGCGCTGGCGTTCCTCTCCAATGTTGCGCGCGAGTTTCTGGCAATCCTCGTCACCCCCCTGGTCGCCCGGTCCTTCGGCCGGGCGGTGGCGATCGCCCCGGGGGGCGCCACGACGATGGACGTCACCCTGGCGGTCGTTGTCCGGGCGGCCGGCCCGGAAGTGGCGCTGGTGGCGTTCATCAACGGGGTGGTGCTCTCAAGCCTCGTGCCGATCATGGTGACGATCTTGGGCGCCCGGTAG
- a CDS encoding LysO family transporter produces MWLIVAPFAAGLLLGWRGELTDGVMRRARTLVTAGVVLILFTLGMRVGTDPLLLGRLQVLGAEAVVFAVLTIAGSVLAVWLLRGAIGPL; encoded by the coding sequence ATGTGGCTCATTGTTGCGCCCTTCGCCGCGGGGCTCCTGCTGGGATGGCGCGGCGAGCTGACCGACGGCGTGATGCGCCGAGCCCGGACCCTGGTCACCGCGGGCGTGGTGCTCATCCTGTTCACCTTGGGGATGCGGGTGGGGACCGACCCGCTCCTCCTCGGCCGCCTCCAGGTCCTGGGGGCGGAGGCCGTCGTCTTCGCCGTCCTGACGATCGCCGGCAGCGTCCTCGCGGTCTGGCTGCTGCGCGGAGCGATCGGGCCCCTATGA